A single genomic interval of Mycolicibacterium holsaticum DSM 44478 = JCM 12374 harbors:
- a CDS encoding FAD-binding protein produces the protein MNWDEEVDLVCAGDGTAGLATAIAVADVGGDVYIAGSAAAPTPGERANRISPWLGLDSFDEETNDYLAALSSDLGPLPLRSASDLDVPIRVVSEPSSTQSGRTVAPFVGARLGDWAARCLASPYGYLHSRVSDWHSSTVQASDGDMIAVADIGSIAPAPGDPSASVHDWLLAQARDRRIEAHAGSVLQRIVFEEGAVVGAVFTTPEGPLAVRARHGVTVAAGGAHVGSASSARLPAGDSALRVCLVSKHASRFGRVELLTSESLGQPVPPTCRPVNRRLHLNLHATHDRSPQWRCGKVHGHTSFGQ, from the coding sequence GTGAATTGGGATGAAGAAGTTGACCTGGTATGTGCCGGCGATGGAACCGCGGGCCTGGCCACCGCCATCGCGGTGGCCGATGTAGGTGGTGACGTCTACATCGCCGGTTCCGCTGCCGCACCGACCCCTGGCGAGAGGGCGAACCGGATCTCGCCGTGGTTAGGCCTCGACAGCTTCGACGAGGAGACCAACGACTACCTCGCGGCGCTATCGTCCGACCTCGGCCCACTGCCGCTGCGTTCGGCCAGCGACCTCGATGTACCGATCCGGGTGGTGTCCGAGCCCTCGTCGACGCAGTCCGGCCGCACCGTGGCCCCGTTCGTCGGCGCACGGCTCGGGGACTGGGCCGCGCGCTGCCTGGCTTCGCCCTACGGATATCTGCACTCCCGGGTGTCGGATTGGCACTCGAGCACCGTGCAGGCCAGCGACGGCGACATGATCGCCGTCGCGGATATCGGATCGATCGCACCCGCCCCAGGTGATCCGAGCGCATCGGTGCACGATTGGCTGCTGGCGCAGGCACGTGACCGGCGCATCGAAGCGCACGCCGGCAGCGTGCTGCAACGCATCGTCTTCGAGGAAGGCGCCGTGGTCGGCGCGGTGTTCACCACGCCCGAGGGTCCGCTGGCCGTGCGTGCCCGACACGGCGTCACGGTCGCCGCAGGCGGTGCCCACGTCGGATCGGCCAGTTCGGCTCGGCTACCGGCCGGCGATTCCGCGCTGCGGGTCTGCTTGGTCAGCAAGCACGCCAGCCGGTTCGGGCGCGTCGAGCTGCTCACCTCGGAATCCCTCGGTCAGCCGGTCCCACCTACCTGCCGACCGGTTAACCGCCGGTTGCACCTGAACCTGCACGCCACGCACGACCGCTCACCCCAGTGGCGTTGCGGAAAAGTGCACGGGCATACGTCCTTTGGCCAGTAG